One genomic window of Thermoanaerobaculia bacterium includes the following:
- a CDS encoding PilN domain-containing protein, which yields MAVSLDFARRPFRDDRPIIVTVALAAVLGAALLSLNVRDYYAFRGSSAGTVAEIRKLNEAANRAEERAARDSSGLASVKLKELQTESVLLNTLLKERDFSWSVLLTRLERALPDEVYVTRLSPAVLPNGDANLTIDFVGRGPDSIVKTLAALAKDPYFREPVPASESDPEKGAPEGFTFHLSVKYLAAGEGEKK from the coding sequence ATGGCCGTTTCTCTCGACTTCGCTCGCCGGCCGTTCCGGGACGATCGGCCGATCATCGTGACGGTCGCGCTCGCGGCGGTCCTCGGCGCGGCGCTCCTGTCGCTGAACGTCCGCGATTACTACGCGTTCCGCGGCTCCTCCGCCGGCACGGTCGCCGAGATCCGGAAGCTGAACGAAGCGGCGAATCGTGCCGAGGAGCGCGCCGCGCGGGACAGCTCGGGGCTCGCGAGCGTGAAGCTGAAAGAGCTCCAGACCGAGAGCGTGCTCCTCAATACCCTGCTGAAGGAGCGCGATTTCTCCTGGTCGGTGCTCCTGACCCGGCTCGAACGCGCGCTGCCCGACGAGGTGTACGTCACGCGGCTCTCCCCGGCCGTGCTGCCCAACGGCGACGCGAACCTCACGATCGACTTCGTCGGCCGGGGACCCGATTCGATCGTGAAGACGCTCGCCGCGCTCGCGAAGGACCCGTATTTCCGGGAGCCCGTCCCGGCGTCGGAGAGCGACCCGGAGAAGGGCGCCCCGGAAGGCTTCACGTTCCACCTGAGCGTGAAGTATCTCGCGGCGGGCGAGGGAGAGAAGAAATGA